A portion of the Cydia fagiglandana chromosome 7, ilCydFagi1.1, whole genome shotgun sequence genome contains these proteins:
- the LOC134666265 gene encoding uncharacterized protein LOC134666265 isoform X1, with amino-acid sequence MYEKLTIKGELKYIPTQRKTLKEEAVPTIEHQFIPIPEHELQANTIHIEESFEPYPNQPKDEQQQQINAEQQELSEDQNDSNNLMDYEMIQQDFAEPLFSQYQDTNVTINPIENFKSKFRAFSLLPPFWLHAENPNGLEFMRMDPKTQKIKHHIRLNDDLTVTVIFPNNEQLPLKEKINSYDNTYDYLKSVERWLLCVGTQIDDNKFCKGVIIGDDTYERNQQYPRCKSCRILRNRLQNRNSTSTLLQKMAEAKRRASNLVHKCKRLKRTVSLMPATYVTINRCDKTVQSDCADKSNRVYDKSLR; translated from the exons atgtacgaaaagttaactattaaaggagagctcaaatatattcctacacaaagaaaaacgcttaaggaagaagctgtgcccacgattgagcatcagtttattcccattcccgaacatgaactccaagccaatactattcacatagaggaatctttcgaaccataccccaatcaacctaaggacgagcagcaacaacaaatcaatgccgagcaacaggaattatcagaagatcaaaatgattctaataatttaatggattatgaaatgatacaacaggactttgcggaaccattgtttagtcaatatcaggatactaatgtaacaattaatccaatagagaattttaaaagtaagtttcgggcattttcgttgttgccgcctttttggctacatgcagaaaatcctaatgggctggaatttatgcgaatggatccaaaaactcagaagattaaacatcatatacgtttaaacgatgatctaactgtcact gtaatttttcccaataatgaacaattgccactaaaggagaaaattaattcatatgacaacacctacgattacttaaaatcggttgaaagatggcttttgtgcgttggtactcagattgacgacaataa attttgtaaaggtgtgattattggtgatgatacttacgaaagaaatcaacagtacccaagatgtaaatcttgtcgaatattacgaaatcgtttgcagaaccgtaattccacttcaactctattacaaaaaatggcagaagctaaacggcgcgcttcaaatcttgtacataaatgcaagcgtctgaagaggacggtaagtcttatgccggctacatacgtaacgataaatcgttgcgataaaactgtgcagtccgactgtgcagataaatcgaaccgtgtgtatgacaaatcgttacgataa
- the LOC134666265 gene encoding uncharacterized protein LOC134666265 isoform X2, with translation MYEKLTIKGELKYIPTQRKTLKEEAVPTIEHQFIPIPEHELQANTIHIEESFEPYPNQPKDEQQQQINAEQQELSEDQNDSNNLMDYEMIQQDFAEPLFSQYQDTNVTINPIENFKSKFRAFSLLPPFWLHAENPNGLEFMRMDPKTQKIKHHIRLNDDLTVTVIFPNNEQLPLKEKINSYDNTYDYLKSVERWLLCVGTQIDDNK, from the exons atgtacgaaaagttaactattaaaggagagctcaaatatattcctacacaaagaaaaacgcttaaggaagaagctgtgcccacgattgagcatcagtttattcccattcccgaacatgaactccaagccaatactattcacatagaggaatctttcgaaccataccccaatcaacctaaggacgagcagcaacaacaaatcaatgccgagcaacaggaattatcagaagatcaaaatgattctaataatttaatggattatgaaatgatacaacaggactttgcggaaccattgtttagtcaatatcaggatactaatgtaacaattaatccaatagagaattttaaaagtaagtttcgggcattttcgttgttgccgcctttttggctacatgcagaaaatcctaatgggctggaatttatgcgaatggatccaaaaactcagaagattaaacatcatatacgtttaaacgatgatctaactgtcact gtaatttttcccaataatgaacaattgccactaaaggagaaaattaattcatatgacaacacctacgattacttaaaatcggttgaaagatggcttttgtgcgttggtactcagattgacgacaataagtaa
- the LOC134666161 gene encoding uncharacterized protein LOC134666161 — translation MLNGALLDRVQSFKYLLHIVTADLKDDVDMERERRALCYVLFKAYCTSLYTCGLWADYTQRAYNALRVQYNNAFRAVLGLPRYCSALGMFAGAHTACFHATMRVRAAALVRRVRASANTVLAMIADRLD, via the exons ATGCTTAACGGAGCTCTCTTAGACAGAGTACAGAGTTTCAAGTACCTACTGCATATTGTTACTGCGGACCTCAAGGATGATGTGGATATGGAGCGGGAGCGGAGGGCGTTGTGC TACGTACTTTTCAAAGCGTACTGCACGTCGCTGTACACGTGTGGCCTGTGGGCGGACTACACGCAAAGAGCGTACAACGCGCTCCGCGTCCAGTACAATAACGCATTCAGGGCGGTGTTGGGGCTGCCCCGCTACTGTAGCGCTTTGGGCATGTTCGCGGGGGCCCACACGGCCTGTTTCCACGCCACCATGCGCGTGCGCGCAGCTGCGCTGGTGCGGCGCGTGCGGGCCAGCGCCAACACTGTCCTGGCGATGATCGCAGATCGGCTTGACTGA